In a genomic window of Pieris brassicae chromosome 7, ilPieBrab1.1, whole genome shotgun sequence:
- the LOC123711692 gene encoding uncharacterized protein LOC123711692, whose translation MNGDVEVEAPRPRPLSAGLWTIFSWLRRSERSSSSESISSVGSDRTAASFDFLPPIYYPNSQAPITLPLNSPTDSYKRRVQERNLRRQRERGVTLHRKYGLWREEGGYDRFSLPPANKNIGESGGNQRCRRAASECFHRRAAYVPGKRHAPPPPTFVTTSLPRSYKRKRPAPKPPLKAIAENKENIEINNNDTLLRTLPSSDNSTKENIVNNVQGTSSNSSKIIFIPQLPSTETDKASDKPRKEIKLRTEKSFLKQIFENKKRHSADISHVKFLPSISELDKQAAEIIENNKLTHNYTYLEDNNLMNEEHAINSNSEKMWMCTKCLRKYNTSIKSCVYCVPKENELTKIINSQCKASSSSTQTELSRQLSKDVEEKKKLRKILKEMKDSLPKKQSQKKTKHTINFEVNNESNETPTLRIGTTVNENKEEPLAHNKLQKLNQEPSTSAALSTGNHSNNKRHTFIDEKTNNSLEGNSESLIRAIITSNNLKKPLVEVKPNEDYVSNTKAAAISKSREVPKEISLKFTHDNLPASNNNQLKLFENIDRNQAIKENKITTNTNSGLSTHTPLSISSLLNPIYQPKATTSTQCFQVASKTNLNTTLKTEVLLNSDVTFLQLKSVTKTPAKDLNNTNTEKVKFKKEPTNASSNQMKLDPKTVSQIIKKSIEQKEKQLQENEAKIEAVKIGEYIKRRELINQLESSIAKGDETAAAEAASKLAKLRLSCSVLSYSSQIVAGPSTSGITIPKQEKLMNKDNVDPQENKTFVVSEGLRKINKNNTNNSKTEAVQQIDDHKDAMNDIIPIEVWIEDKIAARGPVRLNISQRSTVADLKREALSYLGIEIRLQRWIVGKSLCTDDNMPIISLAGTAFDAPFYLCLVESDENKASKTEASSLVKLGEFYTELIKLEQQALILNAENFECGVCLEECAVGDGAVLRDCLHTFCRGCLSDAVRHCEEPIISCPAVGCPGVLQDREIRALLSAEDYDKWLARGLAVAESGTRNNFHCRTPDCSGWAFCEPGVRVFPCPVCKKKNCIPCQALHDGETCEQYQKKLCEVTADNTDAGTQALLDSLISRGEALRCPECQAIITKKWGCDWVKCSACKTEICWVTKGRRWGPGGRGDTSGGCKCGVEGKKCHPTCSYCH comes from the exons ATGAACGGTGACGTGGAAGTAGAGGCGCCTCGCCCCCGTCCTCTATCCGCTGGTCTTTGGACCATTTTCTCGTGGCTCCGTCGTTCAGAACGCTCGTCTTCTAGTGAAAGTATTTCCAGCGTAGGTTCTGATCGTACCGCTGCCAGCTTCGACTTTCTGCCACCGATATATTATCCTAATTCACAAGCTCCAATAACATTACCTCTTAATTCGCCGACCGATTCCTACAAGAGAAGAGTTCAGGAGCGAAATTTGCGAAGACAAAGAGAACGTGGAGTGACATTACATAGGAAATACGGGCTCTGGAGAGAAGAGGGTGGGTACGACAGATTTAGTTTACCACCAgctaataaaaacattggtGAATCGGGCGGCAATCAACGATGCCGAAGGGCAGCCAGTGAATGTTTTCATCGACGCGCTGCATATGTGCCAGGAAAGAGGCACGCTCCTCCACCCCCTACGTTTGTTACAACCTCATTACCTCGTAGCTATAAGAGAAAACGCCCAGCTCCTAAACCTCCTTTGAAAGCGATTgcagaaaataaagaaaatatagaaatCAATAATAACGACACGCTGCTCCGTACACTTCCTTCTAGTGATAATTCGACTAAagagaatatagtaaataatgttCAAGGAACCAGCAGTAAttcatctaaaataatatttattcctcAACTTCCATCAACAGAAACAGATAAAGCTTCAGACAAACCAcgcaaagaaataaaattgcggacagaaaaaagttttcttaaacaaatatttgaaaataaaaagcgACATTCTGCAGATATTTCGCATGTAAAGTTTCTGCCCAGCATTAGTGAGCTGGATAAACAGGCAGCcgaaataatagaaaataataagctTACACACAATTATACTTATCTAGAAGATAATAATCTTATGAACGAAGAACATGCAATAAATAGTAATTCTGAAAAAATGTGGATGTGTACTAAATGTTTGCGGAAATATAATACGTCAATTAAATCATGTGTATATTGTGTACCTAAGGAAAATGaacttactaaaattattaattcacaATGTAAAGCCTCAAGTTCATCAACGCAGACGGAGTTGTCTCGTCAACTATCTAAGGATGTTGAAGAGAAAAAGAAATTGAGGAAAATTCTTAAAGAAATGAAAGACTCTCTCCCGAAGAAACAAAGTCAgaagaaaacaaaacacacTATTAATTTTGAAGTTAATAATGAATCAAATGAAACCCCAACTTTACGTATTGGGACTACAGTAAACGAAAATAAGGAAGAACCTCTTGCCCacaacaaattacaaaaattaaaccaaGAACCATCAACATCTGCGGCATTATCAACAGGAAACCATTCTAACAACAAACGGCATACTTTCATTGATGAAAAAACTAACAATTCACTTGAAGGCAACTCTGAATCATTAATAAGAGCTATAATAacatcaaataatttaaaaaagccaCTTGTCGAAGTTAAGCCAAACGAAGATTATGTGTCTAATACGAAGGCTGCTGCAATATCTAAGAGTAGGGAGGTCCCCAAAGAAATTTCCTTAAAATTTACTCACGACAACCTACCTGCTAGTAATAATAAccaacttaaattatttgaaaatattgacAGAAACCAAGctataaaggaaaataaaattacaacaaatacTAACAGTGGTCTAAGTACGCATACGCCGCTGAGTATATCGTCGTTATTAAATCCCATTTACCAGCCGAAAGCAACTACAAGCACGCAGTGTTTCCAAGTGGCCTCGAAAACGAATCTAAACACTACGTTAAAGACAGAAGTGTTATTAAATAGCGACGTTACTTTCTTACAATTGAAATCAGTAACAAAAACTCCAgcaaaagatttaaataacaCTAATAcagaaaaagttaaatttaaaaaagaaccaACAAACGCGTCATCTAATCAAATGAAATTAGATCCAAAGACAGTATcacaaatcattaaaaaatctatagaacaaaaagaaaaacagtTACAAGAAAATGAAGCGAAAATTGAAGCGGTAAAAATTGGAGAGTATATAAAACGAAGggaattaattaatcaacTTGAATCGTCTATTGCTAAAGGGGACGAGACGGCAGCTGCTGAGGCTGCTTCGAAGTTAGCTAAACTACGTCTTTCATGTTCTGTTCTATCTTATTCATCACAAATAGTAGCTGGACCTTCTACATCAGGTATTACAATACCGAAGCAAGAAAAACTCATGAACAAAGACAATGTTGATCCCCAAGAAAATAAGACATTTGTGGTGTCAGAGGGActtcgaaaaataaataaaaataacacaaataattCCAAAACGGAAGCTGTTCAGCAAATCGACGATCACAAAGATGCAATGAATGATATTATTCC GATTGAAGTTTGGATAGAGGATAAAATTGCAGCTAGAGGACCGGTCcgtttaaatatttctcaaCGTTCTACAGTTGCAGATTTAAAAAGAGAAGCATTGTCCTATCTCGGTATAGAAATACGGTTACAGCGCTGGATTGTGGGCAAATCTCTCTGCACAGACGATAATATGCCCATTATTTCATTAGCAGGGACAGCCTTCGACGcacctttttatttatgtttagttGAATCAG acGAAAACAAAGCATCAAAAACAGAGGCTTCAAGTTTGGTAAAGTTAGGAGAGTTTTACACGGAATTAATAAAGTTGGAGCAACAGGCACTTATATTAAATGCTGAAAACTTCGAATGTGGAGTATGTCTTGAAGAATGTGCCGTCGGGGATGGAGCTGTTCTCCGAGATTGTCTTCATACCTTTTGTAGGGGGTGTCTATCGGATGCAGTGCGACATTGTGAAGAGCCTATAATATCTTGTCCGGCTGTAGGCTGTCCTGGAGTTCTACAAGACAGAGAAATTCGAGCTTTACTATCAGCAGAAGATTATGATAAATGGTTAGCTCGAGGGTTAGCTGTAGCTGAAAGTGGAACACGTAATAACTTTCATTGCCGAACACCAGATTGCTCGGGTTGGGCATTTTGTGAACCCGGAGTTAGAGTATTCCCTTGCCCTGTTTGTAAGAAGAAAAATTGTATACCGTGTCAG gCCTTGCATGATGGTGAAACCTGTGAGCaatatcaaaagaaattgTGTGAAGTAACTGCAGATAATACTGATGCAGGGACACAAGCGCTGCTCGATTCTTTAATATCTCGAGGGGAAGCATTACGATGCCCTGAATGCCAAGCtattatcacaaaaaaatggGGATGTGACTGGGTCAAATGTTCCGCGTGTAAGACGGAAATTTGTTGGGTCACAAAAGGAAGAAGATGGGGTCCAGGTGGGCGGGGAGACACCAGTGGCGGGTGCAAGTGCGGCGTTGAAGGGAAAAAGTGCCATCCCACGTGTAGTTACTGtcattaa
- the LOC123712488 gene encoding ATP synthase mitochondrial F1 complex assembly factor 2 produces the protein MLSSKLQRQFLLSIFSKQSRNGGRNYATTKRFYKRADIVQNENKWEVTLDHRRLKTPNGLVFNVNTEGLARAIAAEWDAQHDDISQPSMHLTALCNTALDNPGKLNKHDIAIHLLEYIATDTVLFFSDEEEELKLLQEEKWGPVLEWFEKRFNIKQEVSRDFQPPPVTTETKAVLARHFLSYDFPALNAMNFGIEALKSPILMLACVDRFLQPKEAVMLARLEEEYQLQRWGRVPWAHELNQVELTSRVAASLLIIQNSTELHTEKAKKKAEES, from the exons atgcTATCATCAAAATTGCAAAGACAGTTTTTACTTTCAATTTTTAGTAAGCAATCGAGGAATGGAGGCAGAAATTATG CAACGACGAAACGGTTTTACAAACGTGCCGATATAGTACAAAACGAAAACAAATGGGAGGTTACCTTAGATCATCGGAGGTTAAAAACTCCCAACGGTCtggtttttaatgttaatacaGAAGGCCTAGCTAGAGCAATCGCTGCAGAGTGGGATGCACAGCATGACGACATCTCTCAACCTTCAATGCATCTg ACAGCTCTATGCAACACCGCATTGGACAATCCAGGAAAACTCAACAAACATGACATAGCTATCCATCTACTTGAATATATAGCTACAGATACTGTCCTCTTCTTCTCTGAT GAGGAAGAAGAGTTAAAACTTCTACAGGAAGAAAAGTGGGGCCCAGTTTTAGAATGGTTTGAAAAGAGGTTTAATATTAAGCAGGAAGTTTCAAGGGATTTCCAGCCTCCTCCTGTCACTACAGAAACAAAAGCAGTGTTAGCCAGACATTTTCTTTCATATGACTTTCCAGCATTGAATG ctaTGAATTTTGGAATAGAAGCTTTAAAGTCTCCAATATTAATGTTGGCCTGTGTGGATAGATTTTTACAACCGAAGGAAGCTGTAATGCTAGCGAGATTAGAAGAAGAATACCAG CTTCAACGATGGGGTCGTGTTCCATGGGCTCATGAGTTAAACCAAGTAGAACTGACATCTCGAGTGGCAGCGTCACTTCTTATCATACAGAATTCAACAGAATTACACACAGAAAAGGCTAAAAAGAAAGCAGAGGAATCATGA
- the LOC123711719 gene encoding repressor of RNA polymerase III transcription MAF1 homolog, with translation MKLLQSGRLEALSSALSILNGDSAVQGRVESYSCKMAGGEKAFYKRFTAAGETTHNLQALSPPESFSYSRSLSGDEEGILCDTISRKTLFYLIATLNAAFPDYDFSMAKSSEFSAEPSLTWVQSAVDAALSAVGGVRWRQLKPALWAAIDEEVQLADCRIYSYNPDLASDPFGEPGCLWTFNFFFYNMKLKRMVFFTCRAMSPVCADSGVDFAMDEDEEYD, from the exons atgaAACTTTTACAAAGTGGTCGTTTGGAAGCATTGAGCAGTGCACTGTCCATACTAAATGGGGACAGTGCTGTGCAAGGCCGAGTAGAAAGCTACAGCTGTAAGATGGCTGGTGGTGAGAAAGCTTTCTACAAAAGGTTTACAGCAGCTGGTGAGACGACTCACAACCTCCAGGCTCTGTCTCCACCTGAAAGTTTCTCTTATAG TCGGAGCCTTTCAGGTGATGAGGAGGgtattttatgtgatacaatatcacggaaaacattgttttacCTGATTGCCACCCTGAATGCTGCTTTTCCTGATTATGACTTTTCAATGGCCAag AGTAGTGAATTTAGTGCAGAACCATCACTTACATGGGTTCAAAGTGCTGTTGATGCTGCCTTATCTGCTGTTGGTGGAGTTCGCTGGAGGCAGTTAAAGCCAGCCCTTTGGGCAGCGATTGATGAAGAGGTGCAGTTGGCCGACTGTAGAATATATAGCTACAACCCTGACCTTGCCAGTGATCCATTTGGAGAACCTGGATGCTTATGGACTTTTaactttttcttttacaaTATGAAACTGAAAAGAATGGTTTTCTTCACCTGCAGGGCAATGag TCCTGTGTGTGCTGATTCTGGTGTTGATTTTGCAATGGACGAAGATGAAGAATATGACTAA
- the LOC123711718 gene encoding mRNA (2'-O-methyladenosine-N(6)-)-methyltransferase, translating into MNDVRDKVVAGSSTWESGAGQSDSSPEIQSSPGGSGETPQTPGAPAPLAPHLAADLHPDLIQQGWRKYWSKRENRPYFWNKISGESMWELPAVKRDFDPITDPLGICHTGPPNPGNMTPSASKRRPSEDNGPPPKKFVLSGPWDIEVPTNVVIYERPPTICPHPHPEIEGFRFTLANKLRQCYQELCHTRESIDAPKESFNRWLMERKVNDQGGSDPLLPSHCFPEISRSMYEEIMNDIPIKLTHPKFTGDARKQLSRYAEAAKKMIESRNASPESRKVVKWNAEDTFQWLRRTVGATYDDFQDRLAHLRRQCQPHLAETAKASVEGICLKIYHLSAEYARKIREKHSVLLKENGIQEMPAPLQQAALRKVWCYPVQFALPAPRPPIVEHFIDRDQVLLRYLGETQVLNATYLQKLEHLYRYSCFDDKKFELFLSRIWCLLRRYAAWVGAGGGDSHLAQMSAPVPVLECLQRCFGVTFECFASPLDCYFRQYCSAFADTDSYFGSRGPFLELRPVSGSLVAHPPHCEPLLEAALRHMERLLQDSAEPLSFVVFLPEWPDRPTHALHKLQASHFKRKQVVIPAFEHEYRHGFQHMLPKNEIYFRWGGGTVVVWLQNAAGFARWGPTEDRVEALLDAWRPRAKLRSPEDNPPAVPAPTPETDTPAPDKRP; encoded by the exons ATGAACGATGTCCGAGACAAAGTTGTGGCTGGATCTTCCACATGGGAAAGTGGTGCAGGTCAGAGCGACTCATCACCTGAGATTCAATCTTCACCCGGTGGAAGTGGAGAAACTCCACAAACACCGGGAGCTCCAGCACCTTTAGCGCCTCATCTTGCGGCAGACTTGCATCCTGATCTCATCCAACAAGGCTGGCGAAAGTATTGGTCTAAAAGAGAAAACAGACCTTACTTTTGGAATAAAATTTCTGGTGAATCTATGTGGGAGTTGCCAGCTGTTAAAAGAGACTTCGATCCCATTACAGATCCTTTGGGAATATGTCACACAGGTCCCCCAAATCCAGGGAATATGACTCCAAGTGCAAGTAAACGACGGCCGTCAGAAGATAATGGCCCTCCTCCTAAAAAATTTGTTCTGTCTGGTCCATGGGATATTGAGGTACCAACCAATGTTGTAATCTATGAACGCCCTCCTACAATTTGTCCTCATCCTCATCCAGAAATTGAAGGCTTCAGGTTTACACTTGCTAATAAATTAAGGCAATGCTATCAAGAACTTTGTCATACTAGAGAAAGTATAGATGCACCAAAGGAATCATTTAACCGTTGGTTAATGGAGAGGAAAGTGAATGATCAGGGAGGTTCTGATCCACTGTTGCCAAGCCATTGTTTTCCAGAAATATCAAGATCTATGTATGAAGAAATTATGAATGATATACCAATAAAGTTAACTCACCCAAAATTTACTGGAGATGCAAGAAAACAGCTATCTCGGTATGCTGAAGCTGCAAAGAAAATGATAGAATCAAGGAATGCATCTCCAGAAAGTCGAAAAGTGGTTAAATGGAATGCAGAAGACACATTTCAATGGCTCCGGCGTACTGTTGGTGCGACTTATGATGATTTTCAAGATCGCTTAGCACATTTAAGA CGGCAATGTCAGCCTCACTTGGCAGAAACAGCAAAAGCTTCAGTAGAAGGAATTTGCCTTAAAATTTACCACTTATCTGCAGAATATGCACGAAAAATAAGAGAAAAGCACAGTGTTCTCCTGAAAGAAAATGGAATTCAG GAAATGCCAGCACCACTCCAGCAAGCTGCTCTTCGTAAAGTGTGGTGTTACCCAGTACAATTCGCGTTACCGGCACCCAGGCCTCCAATAGTAGAACACTTTATTGACCGCGATCAGGTATTACTGCGGTACCTTGGAGAGACGCAAGTCCTTAACGCTAcctatttacaaaaattg GAACATCTATACCGATACAGCTGTTTCGACGATAAGAAGttcgaattatttttatcgcgCATATGGTGTTTACTTAGACGATATGCGGCTTGGGTGGGGGCAGGGGGAGGTGATTCGCACTTGGCACAAATGTCGGCACCTGTCCCAGTACTTGAGTGCCTCCAGAGATGCTTTGGAGTCACTTTTGAGTGTTTCGCTAGTCCATTAGACTGTTATTTTAGACAGTATTGCTCTGCGTTCGCCGATACCGACTCGTATTTTGGATCGAGAGG GCCCTTTCTCGAGCTCCGACCTGTATCGGGGTCGCTGGTTGCGCATCCGCCCCACTGTGAGCCTTTGCTTGAGGCTGCGTTAAGGCATATGGAGAGGCTATTACAGGACTCGGCTGAACCACTTAGTTTCGTGGTCTTCTTACCGGAGTGGCCAGATAGACCCACTCATGCTTTACACAAATTGCAGGCCAGCCATTTTAAAAGGAAACAG GTCGTCATTCCTGCCTTCGAACACGAGTATCGTCACGGTTTTCAACATATGCTTCCGAA AAACGAGATATACTTCCGTTGGGGTGGTGGTACCGTAGTAGTGTGGCTTCAAAACGCAGCCGGCTTCGCACGATGGGGCCCCACTGAAGACAGAGTAGAGGCTTTACTGGACGCCTGGAGGCCTAGAGCTAAATTACGATCTCCTGAAGATAATCCTCCAGCTGTTCCAGCACCCACTCCCGAAACTGACACACCAGCACCAGATAAACGACCATag